One window of Treponema denticola genomic DNA carries:
- a CDS encoding bactofilin family protein, translated as MKRNNKYKEKSVTVLGKETVFDGVMKFSETLQIEGKFIGAIDSQGSLYISKNADCRVQYVKAASIVVEGAVVGSLSAADKVDLKSGSSVKGDITAGRLRIADKVSFEGSVRMVKNNSFPEKNFFSIKSDQLKEQLSRE; from the coding sequence ATGAAACGGAATAATAAATATAAAGAAAAGAGTGTAACGGTTTTAGGTAAGGAAACCGTCTTTGACGGAGTGATGAAATTTTCCGAAACCTTACAGATTGAAGGAAAATTTATCGGAGCTATAGATTCTCAAGGCTCCTTGTATATTTCAAAAAATGCAGACTGCAGAGTGCAGTATGTTAAGGCTGCTTCAATAGTTGTTGAAGGCGCTGTTGTGGGTTCCCTATCGGCTGCCGATAAGGTTGATCTAAAATCAGGCTCTTCCGTTAAAGGGGATATTACTGCCGGACGTCTTAGGATAGCCGATAAGGTTTCTTTTGAAGGCTCTGTGAGAATGGTTAAAAATAACAGCTTCCCCGAAAAAAACTTTTTTTCTATAAAGTCCGATCAGCTTAAAGAACAGCTTAGCCGTGAGTGA